A window of bacterium genomic DNA:
GGAATCGAAAATCATACCCTTCAATTCAGGAACAGACTCTTCAAATATTTCCTGTGCCTTAACTATGCAATCAACCGCCTTCCCGTGCTCACCATTAGCCTGGTGGACTTCACCAAGTGTAACGTAGGGGAATGTTTCATCCTGCAGTCTACCTATTGCCTCTTTCGCGTACTCCAGGGCTATATCAGGTCGACCAACGTTCATATACGCATCTGCCAGATTATTGTAGATAAAGCCATCTTTTGTCCCCTCTCGTAAGGCTTCCTCATAATACTTAATAGAATCCTCATAATCGCCTTTACACGCACACTTACAGCCCATTCTCATTGAATAATTCCAACCTATCTTATCCAGGTTATATGTGACCACCAGCTTACCTCCTCGCTTCGCTCCTTAGTTCGGTAATTGGTTATTGGTAATTAGTTCAAATAAGATAGTTACCACTCATCAGTTACCAATTACCATTTAATCAGTTACCAATCATCAGGCGAACTGTTGAAGCTTCTCCTTAAACTGAAACTCATAAAGGGCTCTTTCATATAATCCTCGGAGTTCTTCATCTGTCACATTTTCTAATTTGATGACGCCCTTTCCCAGTTGATATGAATATTGACTCCAATCTGTAGTCCTCAACATATCATGCCTCTCACAGTATTCGTAAAGGGGAGTCCCGGGGAAGGGGGTTACTATTGAAAATCCTGCGCTGTCCATACCGTGATTCAATGCCAGGTCCTTGGCAAGGTTTGTTGTATCTTCAATCGTTTCAACAGTCTCTGTAGGATAACCCATCATAAAGTAGCCGTAGGAAGAGATGCCAGCTTTTGAAGTCATTTCTATGGTTTCTCTGACTTGCTTTATTGTAAATCCCTTCTTGCATAAGTCTAATATCCGCTGATTTCCGAATTCGATTCCGTAGAAAATGACCTTACAATTCGCCCTTTTTAGTTCTGCCAGCAGTTCTTCCGACATAAGACCGACCCTGCCATCACAGGCCCAGACAATATCGTTTAGGCCTCGCTCGACCATACCCCGGCATAAGTCAAGAGTCCACCTTCTGTTTGCAACAAGAAGGTCATCAACAAATCTGACGTATCTCACACCGAATTCATTATAAATCTGCTCGAGTTCATCAAGAGTATTTACCACAGATCTTCTTCGGTGTCTCCTGCCCCATATAGCAGGAGCATCGCAGAATTGACAGAAGTAGGGGCAACCTCTTGTTGCCAACATCGAGGCGAACGTTCTGCCTTCAGTCCACGATCCTCTGTAAATAGCATTGTGTAGCAGCTCTCTGGCCGGGAAGGCCAATGTGTCAAGGTTTCGAACAAAGGGTCTGTCAGGAGTAACGATTACATCACCGTCTCGTTTGAAGGTTATGCCTTTGACACCTGCAGGATCACCTCCATTTGAGAGGGAATTGATCAAATCCAGAACCGTCAGTTCACCCTCACCCCTTACGCAAAAATCAACTGAGTCATTATTGATGACCCTCTCGTGCTCAAAATGTACATGTGGCCCTCCCAGAATCACTTTTATACTCGGTCTACTTTCCTTTACCTTAGCCGAAAGGTATAGGGCACTTTTGAGCTTCGCAGTAATAGCGCTTATTCCCACGAAATCGGGCTTCTCTTCTTTAACTATTCGGACTACTTCATCATACGAAAGGTACATTGTTCTGGCCTCGATCACACAAACATCGATTCCATTCTGCTTCAGGGTTGCTGCTATATATGCAAGTCCAAGCGGAGGATACACCTCATGCATTTCGGTATCCTGGTGGGCACCCTCCCCTTGGCGTAGGCCAGGAATCTCATCTGGCGGGTCGATCAGAACACACTTAACCTGCCGACTTTGATCAATCATTTCATCTCCTTGCTCTAATCAGATGGCAGAGTTCAGACTTAATGTTAAATCCCAATGTCAAATGTCAAAATCCCAATTTGTCATTTGAAATTTGTAACTTGTCATTAATGTTCTGTCTTCTGTATCCTTTAATCTTTCTATCCAGAGCCTTAACCTTCTCTTTTAATTCATCAGTTTTTAATTTAATCTTCTGGCTATCGCCGCTTGTTAAGGCACCTTTTACCTCCAATATCTTTCTCTCCACTTCATCCAATTCGGATTGATATAGGATATCCTTCCCATCCTCCATGACCACCTGAGCTGCTCTTATCATATTCTCTACTCCAATATTTATCTGGATTTCTTCTTTTCGCTTCTCGTCCTGTTCAGCATAAATTTGAGATTCTTCCAACATTCTTTTTATCTCCTCATCCGATAATTTCCCAGGAGATTTAATTTGGACACTCTTTTTATTTCCTGTATATAAATCATGGGCTGATACATTAAGAATCCCATTTTGGTCAATATCAAATGTAACCTCAATCTGGGGTTCTCCACGTCGAGCAAGAGGAATGTCCTTAAGTTGAAAATGACCTAAACTTATATTACCCGCCGCTAGTG
This region includes:
- a CDS encoding tetratricopeptide repeat protein, whose translation is MVTYNLDKIGWNYSMRMGCKCACKGDYEDSIKYYEEALREGTKDGFIYNNLADAYMNVGRPDIALEYAKEAIGRLQDETFPYVTLGEVHQANGEHGKAVDCIVKAQEIFEESVPELKGMIFDS
- a CDS encoding radical SAM protein, which translates into the protein MIDQSRQVKCVLIDPPDEIPGLRQGEGAHQDTEMHEVYPPLGLAYIAATLKQNGIDVCVIEARTMYLSYDEVVRIVKEEKPDFVGISAITAKLKSALYLSAKVKESRPSIKVILGGPHVHFEHERVINNDSVDFCVRGEGELTVLDLINSLSNGGDPAGVKGITFKRDGDVIVTPDRPFVRNLDTLAFPARELLHNAIYRGSWTEGRTFASMLATRGCPYFCQFCDAPAIWGRRHRRRSVVNTLDELEQIYNEFGVRYVRFVDDLLVANRRWTLDLCRGMVERGLNDIVWACDGRVGLMSEELLAELKRANCKVIFYGIEFGNQRILDLCKKGFTIKQVRETIEMTSKAGISSYGYFMMGYPTETVETIEDTTNLAKDLALNHGMDSAGFSIVTPFPGTPLYEYCERHDMLRTTDWSQYSYQLGKGVIKLENVTDEELRGLYERALYEFQFKEKLQQFA